One region of Niallia sp. Man26 genomic DNA includes:
- a CDS encoding NTTRR-F1 domain encodes MSLLNLIGNSGFETGDLSRWISENASVTTQYSHSGAYSALLEQGEGSTYLGQFVSASAGENLELIISLAKLDDLPAPAMLLQLFFFDENFQLLNTGLSNYIPPGRLPDAGVSIWKEVYLTASSAPSETRQAYLLISVIPSEGTSNVLVDDVALLTATGIIGPTGPTGPTGPAGATGATGPTGPVGATGATGPIGPAGEVGPTGPAGPAGEVGPTGATGPAGEAGPTGATGPAGEAGPTGATGPAGEVGPTGATGPAGPAGEVGPTGPAGPTGEVGPTGATGPTGEAGPTGATGPAGEAGPTGATGPAGEAGPTGATGPAGEVGPTGATGPAGEVGPTGPAGPVGEAGPTGATGPAGETGPTGPAGPAGEVGPTGATGPAGPAGEVGPTGATGPAGEAGPTGPTGPAGEIGPTGATGPAGEVGPTGPTGPAGPAGEVGPTGATGPAGEVGPTGATGPAGEAGPTGPAGPAGEVGPTGATGPAGEVGPTGATGPAGEAGPTGPAGPAGEVGPTGATGPAGEVGPTGATGPAGATGPTGPAGPAGEVGPTGATGPAGEVGPTGATGPAGEVGPTGATGPAGEAGPTGATGPAGEAGPTGATGPAGETGPTGPAGPAGEVGPTGATGPAGEVGPTGATGPAGEAGPTGATGPAGEAGPTGPTGATGPAGEIGPTGATGPAGEVGPTGATGPAGEIGPTGATGPAGEVGPTGATGPAGEAGPTGPTGATGPTGATGPTGATGPAGEAGPTGATGPAGPAGEVGPTGATGPAGPAGEVGPTGATGPAGEAGPTGPAGPTGPTGPSGDPSVSALFFDQAAAALALPLDAATVVNTVAVPVTAGNEVKIDTSQQLDFVTAADWGIDFNVNISRDGTVIDTQGISRDGAAAGTQRFIASVTVVDVPAETGTATYTVTIEPITATNVTAATSENRKTNIIRFV; translated from the coding sequence ATGAGTTTACTAAATTTAATTGGGAACAGTGGTTTTGAAACAGGCGATCTAAGCAGGTGGATTTCAGAGAATGCCTCTGTGACTACCCAGTATTCCCATTCAGGTGCATACTCAGCACTTCTTGAACAAGGAGAAGGATCGACTTATTTAGGGCAGTTTGTTTCAGCATCTGCAGGAGAAAATCTTGAGCTAATTATATCGTTAGCTAAGCTTGATGATCTTCCAGCACCAGCAATGCTGTTACAATTGTTCTTTTTTGATGAGAATTTCCAGCTTCTTAATACAGGATTGTCCAACTATATCCCTCCCGGTAGATTACCAGATGCGGGAGTCAGTATTTGGAAGGAAGTCTACTTGACTGCAAGCAGTGCACCGAGTGAAACACGCCAAGCATATTTATTAATCAGCGTTATTCCTTCGGAGGGAACTTCAAATGTGCTAGTAGATGATGTAGCGCTTCTAACAGCAACCGGCATTATAGGCCCAACCGGACCGACTGGACCGACTGGACCAGCGGGAGCAACAGGAGCAACAGGCCCAACAGGTCCAGTGGGAGCAACAGGAGCGACAGGCCCAATCGGTCCAGCGGGAGAAGTAGGTCCAACAGGCCCAGCCGGTCCAGCAGGAGAAGTAGGTCCGACAGGAGCAACGGGTCCAGCGGGAGAAGCCGGTCCAACAGGAGCAACAGGTCCAGCGGGAGAAGCCGGTCCGACAGGAGCAACGGGCCCAGCGGGAGAAGTAGGCCCGACAGGAGCAACAGGCCCAGCCGGTCCAGCAGGAGAAGTAGGTCCAACAGGCCCAGCTGGCCCAACAGGAGAAGTAGGCCCGACAGGAGCAACGGGCCCAACAGGAGAAGCCGGTCCAACAGGAGCAACAGGCCCAGCAGGAGAAGCCGGTCCAACAGGAGCAACAGGCCCAGCGGGAGAAGCCGGTCCAACAGGAGCAACAGGCCCAGCAGGAGAAGTAGGTCCAACAGGAGCAACAGGCCCAGCAGGAGAAGTAGGTCCAACAGGCCCAGCCGGTCCAGTGGGAGAAGCCGGTCCAACAGGAGCAACGGGCCCAGCGGGAGAAACAGGCCCAACAGGTCCAGCTGGCCCAGCGGGAGAAGTAGGTCCGACAGGAGCAACAGGCCCAGCCGGTCCAGCAGGAGAAGTAGGTCCAACAGGAGCAACAGGCCCAGCAGGAGAAGCCGGTCCAACAGGTCCAACAGGTCCAGCGGGAGAAATAGGCCCGACAGGAGCAACGGGTCCAGCAGGAGAAGTAGGCCCAACAGGTCCAACAGGTCCAGCTGGCCCAGCGGGAGAAGTAGGCCCAACAGGAGCAACGGGTCCAGCAGGAGAAGTAGGTCCGACAGGAGCAACAGGCCCAGCGGGAGAAGCGGGTCCAACGGGTCCAGCCGGTCCAGCAGGAGAAGTAGGCCCAACAGGAGCAACGGGTCCAGCGGGAGAAGTAGGCCCAACAGGAGCCACTGGCCCAGCGGGAGAAGCCGGTCCAACAGGTCCAGCTGGCCCAGCGGGAGAAGTAGGCCCAACAGGAGCAACAGGCCCAGCGGGAGAAGTAGGTCCAACAGGAGCAACAGGCCCAGCGGGAGCAACAGGCCCAACAGGTCCAGCTGGCCCAGCGGGAGAAGTAGGCCCAACAGGAGCAACGGGTCCAGCAGGAGAAGTAGGCCCAACAGGAGCAACGGGTCCAGCGGGAGAAGTAGGCCCAACAGGAGCAACAGGCCCAGCGGGAGAAGCCGGTCCAACAGGAGCAACAGGTCCAGCGGGAGAAGCCGGTCCAACAGGAGCAACAGGCCCAGCGGGAGAAACAGGCCCAACAGGTCCAGCTGGCCCAGCGGGAGAAGTAGGCCCAACAGGAGCAACGGGTCCAGCAGGAGAAGTAGGCCCAACAGGAGCAACGGGTCCAGCGGGAGAAGCCGGTCCAACAGGAGCAACAGGCCCAGCAGGAGAAGCCGGTCCAACAGGTCCAACAGGAGCAACAGGTCCAGCGGGAGAAATAGGCCCGACAGGAGCAACAGGCCCAGCGGGAGAAGTAGGCCCAACAGGAGCAACAGGTCCAGCGGGAGAAATAGGCCCGACAGGAGCAACGGGTCCAGCAGGAGAAGTAGGCCCAACAGGAGCAACGGGTCCAGCGGGAGAAGCTGGTCCAACAGGTCCAACAGGAGCAACAGGCCCAACAGGAGCAACAGGCCCGACAGGAGCAACAGGCCCAGCGGGAGAAGCCGGTCCGACAGGAGCAACAGGCCCAGCCGGTCCAGCAGGAGAAGTAGGTCCGACAGGAGCAACGGGTCCAGCCGGTCCAGCGGGAGAAGTAGGTCCGACAGGAGCAACAGGCCCAGCGGGAGAAGCGGGTCCAACGGGTCCAGCCGGTCCAACAGGACCGACAGGCCCAAGCGGTGATCCTTCTGTTTCTGCATTGTTCTTCGACCAAGCTGCCGCAGCATTGGCTTTACCTTTAGATGCGGCAACTGTTGTGAATACTGTTGCTGTTCCTGTCACTGCTGGTAATGAGGTGAAAATTGATACGTCACAGCAGCTGGATTTTGTTACTGCTGCGGATTGGGGTATAGATTTTAATGTAAACATCAGCAGAGATGGAACGGTGATTGATACGCAAGGAATTAGCCGGGACGGAGCAGCTGCCGGGACGCAGCGGTTTATTGCTTCTGTTACTGTTGTCGATGTTCCAGCGGAAACGGGGACAGCTACGTATACGGTAACGATTGAACCAATTACAGCTACAAATGTTACTGCAGCCACTTCGGAAAATCGAAAGACAAATATCATTCGCTTTGTATAA